The Streptomyces sp. NBC_00224 genome has a window encoding:
- a CDS encoding response regulator, with translation MTRVLVVEDEPQLVRALEINLRARKYEVDSATDGSTALQLASAWPPDAVLLDLGLPDMDGIEVIRRLRSWCKAPILVVSARNTSDEKVEALDSGADDYITKPFSMDELLARLRAATRRTEPSSQSGDSGRVTTKDFTLDLLAKKARRGEEDVRLTPTEWHILEVLVRNRGKLVSQRHLLQEVWGLNFRTHSNYLRVYMAQLRRKLEVDPSHPEYLITAPGMGYRFET, from the coding sequence ATGACCCGGGTGCTGGTGGTCGAGGACGAACCACAGCTCGTACGGGCGCTGGAGATCAACCTGAGGGCGCGGAAGTACGAAGTCGACTCCGCGACCGACGGGAGCACCGCTCTTCAGCTCGCCTCTGCGTGGCCGCCGGACGCGGTTCTGCTCGATCTCGGGCTGCCCGACATGGACGGCATCGAAGTGATCAGGCGGCTGCGGAGCTGGTGCAAGGCGCCGATACTGGTGGTGTCCGCCCGTAACACCTCGGACGAGAAGGTGGAGGCGCTCGACTCGGGCGCCGACGACTACATCACGAAGCCCTTCAGCATGGACGAACTCCTCGCCCGGCTGCGGGCGGCGACCCGGCGTACCGAACCCAGCTCGCAGTCGGGGGACTCGGGCCGCGTCACGACCAAGGACTTCACCCTCGACCTCCTGGCGAAGAAGGCCCGGCGGGGCGAGGAGGACGTCCGGCTCACCCCGACCGAGTGGCACATCCTTGAGGTCCTGGTCCGCAACCGCGGCAAGCTGGTCAGCCAGCGGCATCTCCTGCAGGAGGTCTGGGGGCTCAACTTCCGTACGCACAGCAACTATCTGCGGGTCTACATGGCCCAGTTGCGACGGAAGCTGGAAGTGGACCCGTCCCACCCCGAATACCTGATCACCGCCCCGGGCATGGGTTATCGGTTCGAGACGTGA
- a CDS encoding 50S ribosomal protein bL37, translating to MSKRARKKKARRKKKANHGSKATT from the coding sequence ATGTCCAAGCGCGCCCGTAAGAAGAAGGCCCGCCGCAAGAAGAAGGCCAACCACGGCAGCAAAGCCACGACCTAG
- a CDS encoding SDR family NAD(P)-dependent oxidoreductase, translated as MTSASLSGRTALVTGATSGIGYETARQLAESGATVLVHGRTVEEAEAATDRLIATAGIDATRLCAYGADFTHLDEVEIMARRVVEAHPHLDVLVNNAGMAAPERHTLTADGNEIAFQVNFLAHYLLTCLLEPALTSDPGGRVVNVSSSLHRTGNIQWSDPHRTRRYSRLAAYAQSQLALTVFAADPRVTAVSVHPGICDTALLPLYAHEGTPAADGAAHVVRLCDPAVEIVNGAYYDRAERVDPAPAATENRSVQRLNKLASLLVGHTA; from the coding sequence ATGACTTCCGCATCCCTGTCCGGCCGTACCGCCCTGGTCACCGGAGCAACCTCCGGCATCGGCTACGAGACCGCGCGACAGCTCGCCGAGAGCGGCGCGACCGTCCTCGTCCACGGCCGTACCGTCGAAGAGGCCGAGGCCGCGACCGACCGCCTCATCGCGACCGCCGGTATCGACGCCACCCGCCTGTGCGCGTACGGCGCCGACTTCACCCACCTCGACGAGGTCGAGATCATGGCCCGGCGGGTCGTCGAAGCCCACCCCCACCTCGACGTCCTCGTCAACAACGCGGGCATGGCCGCCCCCGAGCGGCACACCCTCACGGCCGACGGCAACGAGATCGCCTTCCAGGTCAACTTCCTCGCCCACTACCTGCTCACCTGCCTGCTCGAACCGGCACTCACCAGCGACCCGGGCGGCCGTGTCGTCAACGTGTCGTCGTCGCTGCACCGCACCGGGAACATCCAGTGGAGCGACCCCCACCGGACCCGCCGCTACTCCCGGCTCGCCGCCTACGCCCAGTCCCAGCTGGCGCTGACGGTCTTCGCCGCGGACCCGCGGGTCACCGCGGTCTCCGTGCACCCGGGCATCTGCGACACCGCTCTGCTGCCGCTGTACGCACACGAGGGCACCCCGGCCGCCGACGGCGCAGCCCACGTCGTACGACTCTGCGACCCGGCGGTCGAGATCGTCAACGGCGCCTACTACGACCGCGCCGAGCGCGTCGACCCGGCGCCCGCCGCCACCGAGAACCGCTCGGTGCAGCGTCTCAACAAGCTCGCGTCCCTGCTCGTCGGCCACACCGCCTGA
- the kdpB gene encoding potassium-transporting ATPase subunit KdpB, translating into MFPAAPQQAPTVPAPTAPSGPPPRHPRGPRPHRGGGRPAGLFEPVQLLKAFPDALRKLHPRALVRTPVLFVVAIGAALTTLSALFHPSVFTWVISVWLWLTVIFANLAEAVAEGRGKAQAESLRKARTDTVALRLRDNWRVGTDLRQARTEAVAATDLKPFDFVLVEAGELIPADGDVVDGVAAVDESAVTGESAPVIRESGGDRSGVTGGTTVLSDRIVVRVTSRPGHSFLDRMIALVEGAARQKTPNEVALNILLAALTIVFVLIVVSLQPMAEYANAAQSTTVLVALLVTLIPTTIGALLSAIGIAGMDRLVQRNVLAMSGRAVEAAGDVNTLLLDKTGTITLGNREAAAFIPLPGVQEAHLADAAQLASLADETPEGRSVVVLAKNKYGLREPNEGDLQGSRFVEFSAQTRMSGVDLRWENGAVSHIRKGATAQVIEWVEMYGGRVPAEARRFTEAISASGGTPLLVGVHDWNGPRVLGVIHLKDVVKDGIAERFAELRRMGIRTVMITGDNPLTAKAIAEEAGVDDFLAEATPEDKLALIKKEQEGGKLVAMTGDGTNDAPALAQADVGVAMNTGTSAAKEAGNMVDLDSNPTKLIEIVEIGKQLLITRGALTTFSITNDVAKYFAIIPAMFASAYPGLDHLNIMGLHSPTSAITSAIIFNALIIVALIPLALRGVRYTPASAHDLLRRNLALYGLGGLVLPFLGIKLIDLFVSMIPGLG; encoded by the coding sequence ATGTTTCCCGCCGCTCCCCAGCAGGCCCCGACCGTCCCTGCCCCGACGGCCCCCAGCGGGCCCCCGCCCCGGCACCCCCGGGGCCCGCGCCCACACCGGGGCGGCGGCCGCCCCGCCGGGCTGTTCGAACCCGTACAGCTTCTGAAGGCGTTCCCCGACGCCCTGCGCAAACTCCATCCGCGCGCGCTGGTCCGTACTCCGGTCCTCTTCGTCGTCGCCATCGGAGCGGCGCTGACAACGCTCTCCGCGCTCTTCCACCCCTCCGTCTTCACCTGGGTGATCAGCGTCTGGCTCTGGCTGACGGTGATCTTCGCCAACCTTGCCGAGGCGGTGGCCGAGGGGCGGGGCAAAGCGCAGGCCGAGTCCCTCAGAAAGGCCCGCACCGACACCGTGGCGCTGCGGCTGCGAGACAACTGGCGGGTCGGTACAGACCTGCGGCAGGCCCGTACCGAAGCGGTGGCGGCGACCGACCTCAAGCCGTTCGACTTCGTGCTGGTCGAGGCGGGCGAGCTGATCCCGGCGGACGGGGACGTGGTCGACGGCGTCGCGGCGGTGGACGAGTCGGCCGTCACCGGCGAGTCCGCGCCCGTCATCCGCGAGTCGGGCGGCGACCGCTCGGGCGTCACCGGCGGTACGACCGTGCTCTCGGACCGGATCGTCGTCCGCGTCACCTCCCGCCCCGGGCACTCCTTCCTGGACCGGATGATCGCGCTGGTCGAGGGCGCGGCACGGCAGAAGACCCCCAACGAGGTCGCGCTGAACATCCTGCTCGCCGCGCTCACCATCGTCTTCGTCCTGATCGTGGTCTCGCTCCAGCCGATGGCCGAGTACGCGAACGCCGCCCAGTCCACCACCGTCCTCGTCGCGCTCCTGGTGACCCTCATACCGACCACGATCGGCGCACTGCTGTCCGCGATCGGCATCGCCGGTATGGACCGGCTCGTCCAGCGCAACGTCCTCGCCATGTCGGGACGCGCGGTTGAGGCCGCCGGCGACGTCAACACCCTCCTCCTCGACAAGACCGGCACCATCACCCTCGGCAACCGGGAAGCCGCCGCGTTCATCCCGCTGCCCGGCGTCCAGGAGGCGCACCTCGCGGACGCCGCCCAGCTTGCCTCCCTCGCCGACGAGACGCCCGAGGGCCGCTCCGTCGTCGTCCTCGCCAAGAACAAATACGGCTTGCGGGAACCCAACGAGGGCGACCTCCAAGGCTCCCGGTTCGTGGAGTTCAGCGCGCAGACCCGCATGAGCGGCGTCGACCTGCGCTGGGAGAACGGCGCCGTCTCCCACATCCGCAAGGGAGCCACCGCTCAAGTCATCGAATGGGTGGAGATGTATGGGGGCCGAGTCCCCGCAGAGGCGCGTCGGTTCACCGAAGCCATCTCGGCGTCCGGCGGCACACCCCTCCTCGTGGGCGTGCACGACTGGAACGGGCCCCGGGTCCTCGGTGTCATCCACCTCAAGGACGTCGTCAAGGACGGCATCGCCGAGCGGTTCGCCGAGCTGCGCCGCATGGGCATCCGTACCGTGATGATCACCGGTGACAACCCCCTGACCGCCAAGGCCATCGCCGAGGAGGCCGGGGTCGACGACTTCCTCGCCGAAGCCACGCCCGAGGACAAGCTCGCCCTCATCAAGAAGGAGCAGGAGGGCGGCAAGCTGGTCGCGATGACGGGCGACGGCACCAACGACGCCCCGGCGCTCGCGCAGGCGGACGTGGGTGTCGCCATGAACACCGGGACGTCGGCCGCCAAGGAGGCCGGCAACATGGTCGACCTCGACTCCAACCCGACCAAACTCATCGAGATCGTCGAGATCGGCAAGCAACTCCTCATCACCCGAGGCGCGTTGACGACCTTCTCGATCACCAACGACGTGGCGAAGTACTTCGCGATCATCCCCGCGATGTTCGCCTCCGCCTATCCGGGGCTCGACCACCTGAACATCATGGGTCTGCACAGCCCGACCTCGGCAATCACTTCGGCGATCATCTTCAACGCCCTGATCATCGTGGCGCTGATCCCGCTCGCCCTGCGCGGCGTGCGCTACACCCCGGCCTCCGCCCACGACCTGCTGCGGCGCAACCTCGCCCTCTACGGGCTCGGCGGACTGGTTCTGCCGTTCCTCGGCATCAAGCTCATCGACCTCTTCGTCTCGATGATTCCCGGGCTCGGCTGA
- the kdpB gene encoding potassium-transporting ATPase subunit KdpB, translated as MSTATPTRAPHSDVPTGHKDQGKVGGGLFDAKQLLKSFPDAVKKLSPKTMVKSPVMFVVEIGSVLTTVLAIKDPGDWFGWAIAGWLWLTTIFANLAEAVAEGRGKAQADTLRKAKTDTIARRLNGSVEEQVPGTELRIGDLVVCEAGDIIPGDGDVIEGVASVDESAITGESAPVIRESGGDRSAVTGGTKVLSDRVVIKITTKPGETFIDRMINLVEGAARQKTPNEVALNILLASLTIVFLLAVVTLQPFAKYAGAEQSMIVLAALLVCLIPTTIGALLSAIGIAGMDRLVQRNVLAMSGRAVEAAGDVSTLLLDKTGTITLGNRQASEFVPVKGTTEAEVADAAQLSSLSDETPEGRSIVVLAKEKYGLRERHQGELVGAEWIAFTAQTRMSGVDVDGRKIRKGAAGSVITWVKEQGGRVAEDADTLSNKISEAGGTPLLVAVEDDKGPRILGVIHLKDVVKEGMRERFEELRRMGIKTVMITGDNPLTAKAIAEEAGVDDFLAEATPEDKMALIKREQAGGKLVAMTGDGTNDAPALAQADVGVAMNTGTSAAKEAGNMVDLDSNPTKLIEIVEIGKQLLITRGALTTFSIANDVAKYFAIIPAMFAVVYPGLDKLNIMSLHSPESAILSAVIFNALIIIALVPLALKGVQYKPTSADKMLRRNLGIYGLGGLIAPFIGIKLIDLIISLIPGIG; from the coding sequence ATGTCCACTGCCACACCGACACGGGCGCCGCACAGCGACGTCCCGACGGGTCACAAGGACCAGGGCAAGGTCGGCGGCGGCCTGTTCGACGCGAAGCAGCTCCTGAAGTCCTTCCCGGACGCGGTCAAGAAGCTCAGCCCGAAGACCATGGTCAAGTCGCCGGTCATGTTCGTGGTGGAGATCGGCTCGGTCCTGACGACCGTGCTTGCGATCAAGGATCCGGGCGACTGGTTTGGCTGGGCGATCGCGGGCTGGCTGTGGCTGACCACGATCTTCGCGAACCTGGCGGAGGCGGTCGCGGAGGGCCGGGGCAAGGCGCAGGCCGACACCCTGCGCAAGGCCAAGACCGACACCATCGCCCGCCGCCTCAACGGTTCTGTGGAAGAGCAGGTCCCGGGGACCGAGCTCCGGATCGGCGACCTGGTGGTGTGCGAGGCGGGGGACATCATTCCGGGCGACGGTGACGTCATCGAGGGTGTCGCCTCGGTCGACGAGTCGGCGATCACCGGTGAATCGGCCCCCGTCATCCGCGAGTCGGGCGGCGACCGGAGCGCGGTGACCGGTGGTACGAAGGTGCTGTCTGACCGGGTGGTCATCAAGATCACGACGAAGCCGGGCGAGACGTTCATCGACCGGATGATCAACCTGGTCGAGGGCGCGGCGCGCCAGAAGACGCCGAACGAGGTCGCGCTCAACATCCTGCTCGCCTCGCTGACGATCGTGTTCCTGCTGGCGGTGGTCACGCTCCAGCCGTTCGCGAAGTACGCGGGCGCCGAGCAGTCGATGATCGTCCTTGCGGCCCTGTTGGTGTGCCTGATCCCGACGACGATCGGCGCGCTGCTCTCCGCGATCGGCATCGCGGGCATGGACCGCCTCGTACAGCGCAACGTCCTGGCCATGTCGGGGCGCGCGGTGGAAGCTGCGGGCGACGTCTCCACGCTCCTGCTCGACAAGACCGGCACCATCACCCTCGGCAACCGCCAGGCATCCGAGTTCGTCCCGGTCAAGGGCACCACCGAAGCCGAGGTCGCCGACGCCGCCCAGCTCTCCTCCCTCTCGGACGAGACCCCCGAGGGCCGCTCGATCGTGGTCCTGGCGAAGGAGAAGTACGGGCTGCGCGAGCGCCACCAGGGCGAACTCGTGGGCGCGGAATGGATCGCCTTCACCGCCCAGACCCGGATGTCCGGTGTCGACGTCGACGGACGCAAGATCCGTAAGGGTGCGGCCGGTTCGGTCATCACCTGGGTCAAGGAGCAGGGCGGCCGGGTCGCCGAAGACGCCGACACGCTCTCGAACAAGATCTCCGAGGCCGGCGGTACGCCGCTCCTGGTCGCCGTGGAGGACGACAAGGGCCCTCGCATCCTGGGTGTGATCCACCTGAAGGATGTGGTCAAGGAGGGCATGCGGGAGCGGTTCGAGGAGCTGCGCCGGATGGGCATCAAGACGGTCATGATCACGGGTGACAACCCGCTGACCGCCAAGGCCATAGCGGAGGAGGCGGGCGTGGACGACTTCCTCGCCGAGGCCACCCCCGAGGACAAGATGGCCCTGATCAAGCGTGAGCAGGCCGGCGGGAAGCTGGTCGCGATGACGGGCGACGGCACCAACGACGCCCCCGCGCTGGCCCAGGCGGACGTGGGCGTGGCCATGAACACGGGCACGTCGGCCGCCAAGGAGGCCGGCAACATGGTCGACCTCGACTCCAACCCGACCAAGCTGATCGAGATCGTGGAGATCGGCAAGCAGTTGCTGATCACCCGGGGCGCGCTGACCACGTTCTCCATCGCCAACGACGTGGCGAAGTACTTCGCGATCATCCCGGCGATGTTCGCGGTGGTCTACCCGGGCCTGGACAAGCTCAACATCATGAGCCTGCACAGCCCCGAGTCGGCGATCCTCTCGGCCGTCATCTTCAACGCGCTGATCATCATCGCCCTCGTCCCGCTGGCCCTGAAGGGCGTCCAGTACAAGCCCACCAGCGCCGACAAGATGCTCCGCCGCAACCTCGGGATCTACGGCCTCGGCGGCCTCATCGCCCCCTTCATCGGCATCAAGCTCATCGACCTGATCATCTCCCTCATCCCCGGAATCGGCTGA
- a CDS encoding potassium-transporting ATPase subunit C, translating to MNNSVGNTARLIGAGLRALLVLTVVCGIIYPLVVTGIAQAAFGDKANGSEVKSNGKVVGSELIGQTYNLPKKNPSDPEEAARPDLHWFQPRPSNGLGSNKANGVNTQYDLIISGATNLSGDNDKLIQQIKDAKAAVVEDNSTPTYKVKPSDVPAEAVTSSGSGLDPDISPAYAKLQIHRVAEVNHLTVKQVDKLVDDHTTGRILGFIGEPRVNVLKLNIALKELVQK from the coding sequence ATGAACAACTCAGTTGGAAACACCGCCCGGTTGATCGGCGCCGGTCTGCGGGCGCTCCTGGTCCTCACCGTCGTCTGCGGGATCATCTACCCGCTCGTCGTGACCGGCATCGCCCAGGCCGCGTTCGGTGACAAGGCGAACGGCTCCGAGGTCAAGTCCAACGGCAAGGTGGTCGGCTCCGAGCTCATCGGGCAGACCTACAACCTGCCGAAGAAGAACCCGTCCGACCCCGAAGAGGCGGCCCGCCCGGACCTGCACTGGTTCCAGCCGCGCCCCTCCAACGGCCTCGGCTCCAACAAGGCCAACGGCGTCAACACCCAGTACGACCTGATCATCTCCGGTGCCACCAACCTCTCCGGCGACAACGACAAGCTGATCCAGCAGATCAAGGACGCCAAGGCGGCCGTGGTCGAGGACAACTCGACGCCCACGTACAAGGTCAAGCCGTCCGACGTCCCCGCCGAGGCGGTCACCTCCTCGGGCTCGGGCCTGGACCCGGACATCTCCCCGGCGTACGCGAAGCTCCAGATCCACCGCGTCGCCGAGGTCAACCACCTCACCGTGAAGCAGGTGGACAAGCTCGTCGACGACCACACCACCGGCCGGATCCTCGGCTTCATCGGCGAGCCCCGGGTGAACGTCCTGAAGCTCAACATCGCGCTGAAGGAACTAGTTCAGAAGTGA
- the kdpF gene encoding K(+)-transporting ATPase subunit F produces MTAENIVGLVVAVALLGYLVLALVYPERF; encoded by the coding sequence GTGACTGCCGAGAACATCGTCGGCCTCGTCGTGGCCGTCGCCCTGCTGGGTTACCTCGTCCTCGCCCTTGTGTACCCGGAGAGGTTCTGA
- the kdpA gene encoding potassium-transporting ATPase subunit KdpA, protein MSSVLAGVLQLLALFVALALAYRPLGDYMARVYSSEKHLRVEKWIYKSIGANPSTEMRWPAYLRGVLAFSAVSVLFLYLLQRLQGHLPGSLGFVSIPADQAFNTAASFVSNTNWQSYSGEQAMGHVVQTGGLAVQNFVSASVGIAVAVALVRGFARSRTGELGNFWSDLVRGTVRILLPIAVIGAVVLVACGAIQNFAGIHEVGQFMGGSQQWNGGAVASQEAIKELGTNGGGYFNANSAHPFENPNGFSNLFEIFLILVIPFALTRTFGKMVGSVKQGYAILATMVTIWVGFTALMMWTEFAHHGPAFDIAGGAMEGKETRFGIGGTSIFAVASTLTSTGAVDGFHSSLTGFGGGITMLGMQLGEIAPGGTGSGLYGMLIMAIIAVFLAGLMVGRTPEYLGKKIGTREIKFAACYILITPALVLGFTAVAMAMPSTRDSMTNSGAHGFSEVLYAYTSGANNNGSAFAGLNANTEWFNTSIGLAMLLGRFLPMVFVLALAGSLAEQKPIPETAGTLRTNKPLFTGLLTGTILIVTGLTYFPALALGPLAEGLAS, encoded by the coding sequence ATGTCTTCCGTCCTCGCTGGTGTACTCCAGCTCCTCGCCCTGTTCGTGGCGCTCGCGCTCGCGTACCGGCCGCTGGGCGACTACATGGCCCGCGTCTACTCCTCGGAGAAGCATCTCCGGGTGGAGAAGTGGATCTACAAGTCGATCGGCGCGAACCCGTCCACGGAGATGCGCTGGCCCGCGTATCTGCGGGGCGTCCTGGCCTTCTCGGCCGTGAGCGTTCTCTTCCTCTATCTGCTCCAGCGCCTCCAGGGGCACCTGCCGGGCTCGCTCGGCTTCGTGTCGATCCCGGCGGACCAGGCGTTCAACACGGCGGCGTCGTTCGTGTCGAACACCAACTGGCAGTCGTACTCGGGCGAGCAGGCCATGGGCCACGTCGTGCAGACCGGCGGTCTGGCGGTGCAGAACTTCGTCTCCGCCTCGGTGGGCATCGCGGTCGCGGTCGCCCTGGTGCGCGGCTTCGCCCGGTCCCGTACCGGTGAGCTCGGCAACTTCTGGTCCGACCTGGTGCGCGGCACGGTCCGTATTCTGCTGCCGATCGCGGTGATCGGCGCGGTCGTACTCGTGGCGTGCGGTGCGATCCAGAACTTCGCCGGTATTCATGAGGTCGGTCAGTTCATGGGCGGCTCGCAGCAGTGGAACGGCGGCGCTGTCGCTTCGCAGGAGGCGATCAAGGAGCTGGGCACGAATGGCGGCGGTTACTTCAACGCCAACTCCGCCCACCCCTTCGAGAACCCCAATGGCTTCTCCAACCTCTTCGAGATCTTCCTGATTCTGGTGATCCCGTTCGCTCTGACCCGGACGTTCGGGAAGATGGTCGGATCGGTGAAGCAGGGGTACGCGATCCTGGCGACGATGGTCACCATCTGGGTCGGGTTCACCGCGCTCATGATGTGGACCGAATTCGCCCACCACGGACCGGCGTTCGACATCGCCGGCGGTGCGATGGAGGGCAAGGAGACCCGCTTCGGCATCGGCGGCACCTCGATCTTCGCGGTCGCCAGCACGCTGACCTCCACGGGCGCGGTGGACGGCTTCCACTCCTCGCTGACCGGTTTCGGCGGCGGTATCACCATGCTGGGCATGCAGCTCGGCGAGATCGCGCCCGGCGGTACCGGCTCGGGTCTGTACGGCATGCTGATCATGGCGATCATCGCGGTGTTCCTGGCGGGCCTGATGGTGGGGCGCACCCCGGAGTACCTGGGCAAGAAGATCGGCACGCGCGAGATCAAGTTCGCGGCCTGCTACATCCTGATCACCCCGGCCCTGGTCCTGGGGTTCACGGCGGTCGCGATGGCGATGCCCTCCACGCGCGACTCGATGACCAACTCGGGTGCGCACGGCTTCTCCGAGGTGCTGTACGCGTACACCTCGGGCGCCAACAACAACGGCTCCGCCTTCGCGGGTCTGAACGCGAACACGGAGTGGTTCAACACTTCGATCGGGCTGGCGATGCTGCTCGGCCGGTTCCTGCCGATGGTGTTCGTGCTGGCGCTGGCGGGCTCGCTGGCGGAGCAGAAGCCGATCCCGGAGACGGCGGGCACGCTGCGCACCAACAAGCCGCTGTTCACCGGTCTGTTGACCGGCACGATCCTGATCGTCACCGGTCTGACCTACTTCCCCGCGCTCGCGCTGGGACCGCTGGCCGAGGGGCTGGCGTCATGA
- a CDS encoding ATP-binding protein has protein sequence MARGKLRIYIGAAPGVGKTYSMLSEAHRRIERGTDCVVGFVEHHSRPRTEVMLHGLEEIPRREIEYRGSVFTEMDVDAVLRRRPKVALVDELAHTNVPGSRNTKRWQDVEELLAAGIDVVSAVNIQHLESLGDVVESITGIRQQETVPDEVVRRADQVELVDMSPQALRRRMAHGNIYKPDKLDAALSNYFRPGNLTALRELALLWVADRVDEYLQEYRSEHQVSKIWGSRERIVVGLTGGREGSTLIRRAARLAEKGAGGEVLAVYVSRSDGLTSASPKQLAVQRTLVEDVGGSFHHVVGDDVPQSLLDFARGVNATQIVLGTSRRKAWQYLFGPGVGATVAVDSGTDLDVHIVTHEEAAKGRGLPAGRRAGLGRTRTVWGWLAGVVGPALLTLLLTTITTDLGLANDMLLYLSLTVTAALLGGFLPAVASALVGSVLINWYFTPPVHELTIADPKNIVAMVVFVLVALSVASVVDLAARRTHQAARLRAESEILSFLAGSVLRGETSLDSLLERVRETFAMESVAMLERASEVEPWTCTGSVGPAPVSRPEDADVDMPVGDRMALALSGRILPAEDRRVLGAFAAQAAVVLDRQRLQEQADRARVYAEGDRIRTALLAAVSHDLRTPLASIKASVTSLRSDDVEWSEDDEAELLAGIEVGADRLAHLIGNLLDMSRLQTGTVTPLIREIDLDEVIPMALGGVPEDSVVLDIPEDLPMVAVDPGLLERAVANVVENAVKYSPDGERVLVSASAIADRVEVRVADQGPGVPDQAKDRIFAPFQRYGDAPRGAGVGLGLAVARGFTEAMGGTLTAEDTPGGGMTMVLTLRPGPDHVPVMPEVPASATS, from the coding sequence ATGGCACGCGGCAAGCTCCGCATCTACATCGGCGCGGCGCCCGGCGTCGGCAAGACGTACTCGATGCTGTCCGAGGCACACCGGCGAATCGAGCGCGGCACCGACTGCGTGGTCGGGTTCGTCGAGCACCACAGCAGGCCACGCACCGAGGTGATGCTGCACGGCCTTGAGGAGATTCCGCGCAGGGAGATCGAATACCGGGGCTCGGTGTTCACCGAGATGGACGTGGACGCGGTGCTGCGGCGGCGTCCCAAGGTGGCGCTCGTCGACGAGCTGGCCCACACCAATGTGCCCGGCTCGCGCAACACCAAGCGCTGGCAGGACGTCGAGGAGCTCCTGGCCGCGGGCATCGACGTGGTCTCGGCCGTCAACATCCAGCACCTGGAGTCGCTGGGCGATGTGGTGGAGTCCATAACGGGCATTCGCCAACAGGAGACGGTGCCCGACGAAGTGGTCCGGCGGGCCGACCAGGTCGAGCTCGTCGACATGTCACCGCAGGCGCTGCGCCGCCGTATGGCGCACGGCAACATCTACAAGCCCGACAAGCTCGATGCGGCCCTGTCCAACTACTTCCGGCCCGGAAACCTCACCGCGCTGCGGGAGTTGGCGCTGCTGTGGGTCGCCGACCGGGTCGACGAGTACCTGCAGGAGTACCGCAGTGAGCACCAGGTCTCGAAGATCTGGGGCTCGCGCGAGCGCATCGTCGTCGGGCTGACCGGCGGCCGGGAGGGCAGCACGCTCATCCGCCGCGCGGCCCGGCTGGCTGAGAAGGGCGCGGGCGGCGAGGTCCTCGCGGTGTATGTGTCGCGCAGCGACGGCCTCACCTCCGCCTCGCCCAAGCAACTGGCCGTCCAGCGCACCCTGGTCGAGGACGTCGGCGGCAGCTTCCACCACGTCGTCGGCGACGACGTGCCCCAGTCCCTGCTCGACTTCGCACGCGGAGTGAACGCCACCCAGATCGTGCTCGGAACGAGCCGCCGCAAAGCCTGGCAGTACCTCTTCGGCCCCGGGGTCGGAGCGACCGTCGCCGTCGACTCCGGGACCGACCTGGACGTCCACATCGTCACGCACGAGGAGGCCGCCAAGGGGCGCGGCCTGCCGGCGGGGCGGCGGGCCGGGCTCGGCCGCACCCGGACCGTCTGGGGCTGGCTGGCCGGTGTCGTGGGCCCCGCCCTGCTGACCCTGCTGCTGACCACGATCACCACCGACCTCGGCCTCGCCAACGACATGCTGCTGTACCTGTCGTTGACCGTGACCGCGGCCCTGCTCGGCGGCTTCCTGCCGGCGGTGGCTTCGGCGCTGGTCGGATCTGTACTCATAAACTGGTACTTCACACCACCGGTCCACGAGCTGACGATTGCGGACCCCAAGAACATCGTCGCCATGGTGGTCTTCGTGCTCGTGGCGCTCTCGGTGGCCTCGGTGGTGGACCTCGCCGCCCGCCGCACCCATCAGGCGGCCCGCCTGCGCGCCGAATCCGAGATCCTCTCGTTCCTGGCGGGCAGTGTGCTGCGCGGCGAGACCAGCCTTGACTCACTGCTCGAACGCGTCCGGGAGACCTTCGCCATGGAGTCCGTGGCCATGCTGGAGCGGGCGAGCGAGGTCGAACCGTGGACCTGCACCGGCAGTGTGGGCCCGGCCCCGGTGTCCCGGCCGGAGGACGCGGACGTGGACATGCCCGTCGGCGACCGCATGGCGCTGGCCTTGTCGGGCCGGATCCTGCCTGCCGAGGACAGGCGGGTCCTGGGCGCTTTCGCGGCCCAGGCCGCCGTCGTCCTCGACCGTCAACGCCTCCAGGAACAGGCGGACCGGGCGCGCGTGTACGCCGAGGGCGACCGCATCCGTACGGCACTGCTCGCCGCCGTCAGCCACGACCTGCGCACACCGCTCGCCTCCATCAAGGCGTCCGTCACCTCCCTGCGGTCCGACGACGTCGAGTGGTCGGAGGACGACGAGGCCGAGCTGTTGGCCGGCATCGAGGTGGGGGCCGACCGTCTGGCCCACCTGATCGGCAACCTCCTCGACATGTCCCGCCTCCAGACCGGCACCGTCACGCCGCTCATCCGCGAGATAGACCTGGACGAGGTCATCCCCATGGCGCTCGGCGGCGTCCCGGAGGACAGCGTCGTCCTCGACATTCCCGAGGACCTGCCGATGGTCGCCGTCGACCCCGGCCTGCTGGAGCGGGCGGTGGCCAACGTCGTCGAGAACGCCGTGAAATACAGCCCCGACGGCGAGCGCGTCCTGGTCTCGGCGAGCGCGATCGCCGACCGGGTGGAAGTACGGGTCGCCGACCAGGGCCCGGGCGTCCCCGACCAGGCCAAGGACCGCATCTTCGCCCCGTTCCAGCGCTACGGCGATGCCCCGCGCGGCGCGGGAGTTGGCCTCGGCCTCGCCGTCGCACGCGGCTTCACCGAGGCGATGGGCGGCACACTCACCGCCGAGGACACCCCGGGCGGCGGGATGACCATGGTTCTCACACTGCGCCCGGGGCCGGATCACGTGCCGGTCATGCCTGAAGTACCGGCGTCGGCCACGTCCTAA